From the genome of Reinekea thalattae:
TATTGCTGATTTCAACGCCAACTAAGAAGCGTGTTTCATCATCATATGGATCGCAGCGAACCACTTGGCCTTTACTGCTCATGGGTTCAAATTGAGCGTTGGGGGAGGGGATGTCGATGGTGACTTCGCTACCCAGTGTGAGTGGCTCGGTGGCAATAATAGACATGCCGGTGGCGCTTAAATCGTGGCAGATCACATCGATAGGTTGCGAGCCTTGTGAGTGAAGCTTCGCGGTGGAATTGAGTTGCATCCGAATAAAGTCTCTTTTCTCTTCAAAGTCTCGGTCAGTGTGGCCCATATAGCCTCCCTCAAGTTTTGAATGTTAACCCTTTGATAGATAAACGCAGCTGAGTGCCGATTGCAAAGTCATAGTACTAGCAGAGCGTCAAAGTACAAATAGTTGCGTTCTTTTTCGAGTATAGCTAAGTTGCATCTATATTCTTGGTATTTTGACTATAAAATGACAACGAAAGATTCAACGCTTTTAATCGTTGAGGATGAACCTGCGTTACGTCAATCATTGGTGGCGTTTCTCGAAGACAGTGGTTATCGAATTCTACAGGCAGAAAACGGCAGCGATGGTTTAGCTGTGTTCGAACAAAAGCGTCCCGATCTTGTTATATGCGATTTACGTATGCCAGGTATTGATGGCTTAGAGCTGTTAAAGCGTATTTCGAATGCCTCCGCCTGTACGCCGGTTATCCTGCTCTCTGGCGTCGGTGATATGAAGGATGTTGTTGACGCCATGCGCTTAGGCGCAGCAGATTATCTGATCAAGCCAGTCGTCGATTTACGTGTTCTAGAATGCGCCATAGATCGCGCCATAGACCGCTCCTGCCTGTTACAAGAAAATAT
Proteins encoded in this window:
- a CDS encoding PilZ domain-containing protein, which codes for MGHTDRDFEEKRDFIRMQLNSTAKLHSQGSQPIDVICHDLSATGMSIIATEPLTLGSEVTIDIPSPNAQFEPMSSKGQVVRCDPYDDETRFLVGVEISNIS